A portion of the Leptotrichia sp. OH3620_COT-345 genome contains these proteins:
- a CDS encoding toxin-antitoxin system YwqK family antitoxin, with protein MKKIIMFLTLLLFVLSCNDSGLNNGDINKGKAHGVEVEDLQVIDGKLYKYGEEKPYSGKVITRDERGKIAVIETSKEGLIEGEVKTYYETGKLKEEYGVKDDKIEGKYKWYGKDRSIEIEAIYKNNERETEKAVSTKDKKPYTGTYTETYESGNISQVIKFVEGKREGETIYYYENGKIKERIPYTQGLKEGNYFYYNTSGEVIGKGVFVNDRREGQWLVYDEEENTLIEKIYSNGLEEGPYKVYYEDGKMRAEGTYKSGKLEGIYKAYYANGNIETEVNYVNGKREGSYIINYENGKVREKGNYKDDKLVGDISVVYDTGAKIADLHYTQDGKKTGKWIYLYPGGKVEQEFTYENDKPVGRYRKYYESGKVSEEGQYKNGLLEGEVKLYYENGHVSSKVRFIRNSKEGEAVSYYENGKEKEKGTFKHNKYEGKVTVYYDNGETAVEQTYKNGKIDGSYKEYYKGNKPKVTATYVNGKEEGEYTVYYENGQKQIISKFKDGLAEGEWLYYYQNGKESKKMNFVKGLKEGKQTEYYENGNKKLESEFKNDMESGIWTVYFDNGKISTTFSYLEGQLNGPVVINDDRGIKIVEGYYKGGKEDGKWIFYDEGGKVKKEENYVLGKKQ; from the coding sequence ATGAAAAAAATAATAATGTTTTTAACCTTGTTACTGTTTGTATTAAGCTGTAACGATTCAGGTCTGAATAATGGAGACATAAATAAAGGAAAAGCTCATGGAGTTGAAGTGGAAGACTTACAGGTAATAGACGGAAAGCTTTATAAGTACGGAGAAGAAAAACCTTACAGCGGAAAAGTAATAACAAGAGATGAAAGAGGGAAAATAGCAGTAATAGAAACCTCAAAAGAAGGCTTAATAGAAGGAGAAGTAAAAACTTACTATGAAACTGGAAAATTAAAAGAAGAATACGGTGTAAAAGATGATAAAATAGAAGGGAAATATAAATGGTACGGAAAAGACCGAAGTATAGAAATAGAAGCAATATACAAAAATAATGAAAGAGAAACGGAAAAAGCGGTATCAACAAAAGATAAAAAACCTTATACGGGGACATATACCGAAACATATGAAAGCGGAAATATAAGTCAGGTAATAAAATTTGTCGAAGGAAAAAGAGAGGGCGAAACAATATATTATTATGAAAATGGGAAGATAAAGGAAAGAATACCGTATACACAGGGTTTAAAAGAAGGCAATTACTTTTATTACAACACATCGGGCGAAGTAATAGGTAAGGGAGTCTTTGTAAATGACAGAAGAGAAGGACAATGGCTCGTATATGATGAAGAAGAAAATACTCTTATAGAAAAAATATATTCAAACGGACTTGAAGAAGGTCCTTATAAAGTATATTATGAGGATGGAAAAATGAGAGCCGAAGGGACATATAAGTCAGGAAAGCTTGAGGGAATATATAAGGCATATTATGCTAACGGCAATATAGAAACGGAAGTAAATTATGTAAACGGAAAAAGAGAGGGATCCTATATAATAAATTATGAAAACGGTAAAGTAAGAGAAAAAGGAAACTATAAAGATGATAAACTTGTAGGAGATATATCGGTAGTGTATGATACGGGAGCAAAGATAGCAGATTTACATTATACACAGGATGGAAAGAAGACGGGGAAATGGATATATTTATATCCCGGTGGAAAAGTAGAACAGGAATTTACTTATGAAAATGACAAGCCGGTAGGGAGATATAGAAAGTATTATGAAAGTGGAAAAGTAAGTGAGGAAGGTCAATATAAGAACGGACTTCTTGAAGGAGAAGTAAAATTGTATTATGAAAATGGACATGTATCTTCCAAAGTAAGATTTATAAGAAATTCCAAAGAAGGAGAAGCGGTATCTTATTATGAGAATGGAAAAGAGAAAGAGAAGGGGACATTCAAACATAATAAATACGAAGGAAAAGTAACGGTATATTATGATAATGGAGAAACGGCCGTAGAACAGACATATAAGAACGGAAAGATAGACGGCAGTTATAAGGAGTATTATAAGGGTAATAAACCTAAGGTGACAGCAACGTATGTGAATGGAAAAGAAGAAGGGGAGTATACGGTATATTATGAAAACGGACAGAAACAGATAATATCAAAATTTAAGGACGGTCTTGCAGAGGGAGAATGGTTATATTATTATCAGAATGGTAAGGAAAGTAAGAAGATGAACTTTGTTAAGGGCTTGAAAGAGGGGAAACAGACAGAATATTATGAGAACGGTAATAAGAAGCTTGAGTCGGAATTTAAGAATGACATGGAAAGCGGGATATGGACTGTATATTTTGATAATGGGAAAATATCTACGACATTTTCATATTTGGAAGGACAGTTAAACGGTCCTGTAGTAATAAATGATGATAGAGGAATAAAGATAGTTGAGGGCTATTATAAGGGAGGCAAAGAAGACGGCAAGTGGATATTTTATGATGAAGGCGGCAAGGTGAAGAAAGAGGAGAATTATGTTTTGGGAAAGAAACAGTAG
- a CDS encoding HAD family phosphatase: MVKNIAAFFDIDGTIYRDSLLIEHFKMLVKYEYINMMSWEGKVKEKFSKWETRTGNYDDYLEELVETYVEALKNFSKEDMDFIAKRVIELKGDKVYKYTRERLLYHIKKGHKVIIISGSPDFLVGKMAEKYGVKDYRGSKYIVNDKGIFTGEVIPMWDAKSKKKAISQFCTEYDIDLSKSYAYGDTTGDLTMFKQAGNAIAINPAKKLLMKLKKDKELREKVKIIVERKDVIYKVTPNVDIL; the protein is encoded by the coding sequence ATGGTAAAAAACATAGCAGCTTTTTTTGATATAGACGGAACAATTTATAGAGATTCTCTACTAATAGAACATTTTAAAATGCTTGTAAAATATGAATATATAAATATGATGTCATGGGAAGGAAAAGTAAAGGAAAAATTTTCAAAATGGGAAACGAGAACCGGAAATTATGATGACTATCTCGAAGAACTCGTGGAAACGTATGTAGAAGCATTGAAAAATTTTAGTAAGGAAGATATGGATTTTATTGCCAAAAGAGTAATTGAGCTAAAAGGAGATAAAGTATATAAATACACAAGAGAAAGACTTCTTTATCATATCAAAAAAGGACACAAAGTAATTATAATTTCAGGAAGTCCTGACTTTCTTGTAGGAAAAATGGCTGAAAAGTATGGAGTTAAAGATTACAGAGGGTCAAAATATATAGTTAATGATAAAGGAATATTCACAGGTGAAGTGATACCTATGTGGGATGCCAAAAGTAAGAAGAAAGCAATATCTCAATTTTGTACTGAGTATGATATTGATTTGAGTAAGTCTTACGCTTATGGAGACACTACAGGAGATCTGACAATGTTTAAGCAGGCGGGAAATGCTATTGCTATAAATCCTGCGAAAAAATTGTTGATGAAGCTGAAAAAAGATAAGGAATTAAGAGAAAAAGTAAAAATAATAGTTGAAAGAAAAGATGTAATATATAAAGTGACTCCTAATGTAGATATACTTTAA
- a CDS encoding NAD(P)-dependent oxidoreductase, with translation MMSEKMKIVFLDRKTAGPIELKEKFSKYGEYIEYEDTDENLLEERIKDVEVIITNRIRLRKGNFEKAPKLKLILVTATGYNHIDIKAANEIGIIVANVSDYSTDSVTQLTFTFLLNEFTPVSYYNDEVKKNNWGNYKIPEYQLYPVNDVDGKVMGIVGYGNIGKKVEEIAKIFGMKTMIAKIPGRKYEIESNRYELDEVLEKCDVLSLHAPLTDLTRGLINLERMKKMKKSSIIINLARGPIINEEDLYYALKNKIIKSAAIDVMSIEPPKENSKLFELDNILITPHIGWKSEKSMNKLIDIVENNLKLFLENRLSGIQE, from the coding sequence ATTATGAGTGAAAAAATGAAAATAGTATTTCTTGACAGAAAAACTGCGGGTCCTATAGAATTGAAAGAAAAATTTTCAAAATATGGAGAGTACATAGAATATGAAGATACAGATGAAAATCTTCTGGAAGAAAGAATAAAAGATGTTGAAGTGATAATAACGAATAGGATAAGATTAAGAAAAGGAAATTTTGAAAAAGCTCCGAAGCTAAAACTTATTTTGGTAACTGCTACGGGTTATAACCATATAGATATAAAAGCTGCAAATGAAATCGGAATAATTGTGGCGAATGTTTCCGATTATTCCACAGACTCGGTTACCCAGCTTACATTTACGTTTTTACTGAATGAGTTTACACCTGTATCTTATTATAATGATGAAGTGAAAAAAAATAACTGGGGAAATTATAAGATTCCTGAATATCAACTTTATCCTGTAAATGATGTTGATGGGAAAGTGATGGGAATAGTAGGTTATGGAAACATAGGGAAAAAAGTTGAAGAGATAGCAAAAATATTTGGTATGAAAACTATGATTGCAAAAATTCCCGGAAGAAAATATGAAATTGAAAGTAATCGTTATGAACTGGATGAAGTACTTGAAAAATGTGATGTTTTGTCATTACATGCTCCATTGACTGATTTGACAAGAGGACTTATAAATCTTGAAAGAATGAAAAAAATGAAGAAAAGTTCGATTATTATTAATTTAGCAAGGGGCCCTATCATAAATGAAGAAGATCTGTATTATGCCCTTAAAAATAAAATAATAAAATCGGCAGCTATTGATGTTATGAGCATAGAACCTCCAAAGGAAAATTCAAAACTTTTTGAACTGGATAATATTCTCATAACACCTCATATCGGCTGGAAATCTGAAAAAAGTATGAATAAATTAATTGATATTGTTGAAAATAATCTGAAACTGTTTCTGGAAAACAGACTTTCAGGAATACAAGAATGA
- a CDS encoding HIRAN domain-containing protein, with the protein MLSNTFNGIKLEFEGLYYGGNYDIEIFSDGRFYYSYIENDSIEIKKGSFQITQKEVMIFEEMMDYFEFLKNQRNYMINEYRFGNGILVIQKKNGREEKIRLGKEMMFEYAKILIDKYVSKSKRVFLLDTYLAETKYIRNFSLKIKDAGILDLFREFNGASLNAVAVFNMDKEKVGYIPKEQNEVIARLIDAGKKLVAIPIPFDGDVALKIYMID; encoded by the coding sequence ATGCTGTCAAATACTTTTAACGGTATAAAACTTGAATTTGAAGGATTATATTATGGTGGAAATTATGATATAGAAATTTTTTCTGATGGAAGATTTTATTATTCATATATCGAAAATGATTCTATAGAAATAAAAAAAGGTTCATTTCAGATAACACAGAAAGAAGTAATGATTTTTGAAGAAATGATGGATTATTTTGAGTTTCTTAAAAATCAGAGAAATTATATGATAAATGAATACAGATTTGGTAATGGAATACTTGTAATACAAAAGAAAAACGGGCGTGAAGAAAAAATAAGATTGGGAAAAGAAATGATGTTTGAATATGCTAAAATACTCATAGATAAATATGTTTCAAAATCAAAGAGAGTTTTTTTGCTGGATACATATTTAGCAGAAACGAAATATATAAGAAATTTCAGCCTGAAAATAAAAGATGCGGGTATATTAGATTTATTTCGGGAATTTAACGGAGCTTCTTTAAATGCTGTTGCAGTTTTTAACATGGACAAGGAAAAAGTCGGATACATTCCTAAAGAACAAAATGAAGTTATAGCAAGATTAATAGATGCAGGTAAAAAATTAGTAGCTATACCTATTCCTTTTGATGGTGATGTAGCATTGAAAATATATATGATAGATTAG
- a CDS encoding formate/nitrite transporter family protein has translation MYNETIELISGAAEKKVKFLNKSKMKYFIAAFLAGMYIGLAIILIYTIGGLTSDFPYYKVLMGVSFGIALSLVMLVGAELFTGNNMVGVGAVLNKRIKIKDVLLLWTVSYFGNLAGSIMTAVIYVLSHAGNKEVTEFMVKSAAAKISGTPVELFFRGLLCNLLVCLAVLSAIKLKEETAKLIMIFWCLFAFITSGYEHSIANMTLLMIGILVSGAAKITIAGYVYNLLFVTLGNIAGGGLLGVGYYLLGRNDKNEI, from the coding sequence GTGTATAATGAAACAATTGAACTGATATCAGGTGCAGCAGAAAAGAAAGTAAAATTTCTTAATAAAAGTAAAATGAAATATTTTATTGCGGCTTTTTTAGCGGGAATGTATATAGGATTAGCGATTATACTTATTTACACAATAGGAGGACTGACAAGTGATTTTCCTTATTATAAAGTGTTAATGGGAGTAAGTTTCGGAATAGCTTTGAGTCTTGTAATGCTTGTAGGTGCAGAGCTCTTTACAGGAAATAATATGGTAGGGGTAGGAGCAGTTTTAAACAAAAGGATAAAAATAAAGGATGTTCTTTTATTATGGACGGTTTCTTATTTTGGAAATCTTGCAGGTTCAATAATGACGGCAGTAATATATGTGTTGTCTCATGCAGGGAATAAAGAAGTGACAGAATTTATGGTAAAATCTGCTGCTGCTAAAATTTCAGGTACTCCTGTCGAATTATTTTTTAGAGGATTATTATGTAATCTTCTTGTATGTTTAGCAGTACTTTCAGCAATTAAATTGAAAGAGGAAACTGCAAAACTCATAATGATATTTTGGTGTCTTTTTGCCTTTATAACATCAGGATATGAGCACAGTATAGCAAATATGACACTCCTAATGATAGGTATACTTGTAAGCGGAGCAGCAAAAATAACTATAGCAGGATATGTGTATAACCTTTTATTTGTTACTCTAGGTAATATAGCAGGAGGGGGACTTTTAGGTGTAGGATACTATTTATTAGGGAGAAATGATAAAAATGAGATATAA
- the rimP gene encoding ribosome maturation factor RimP, with product MEQILSKFENEIQEHLDSMELELADLEYIQEGGYNYLRIYVEKKNGSTSLDDCIEFSEKIDGLADNLINDKFFLEVSTPGIERKLKKERDFIRFSGEKIKVYSKSQIEGKKTFEGKLEKFEEGIIFLTDINIAKTVEIPLSKLKKANLIYELPNDILEKEEE from the coding sequence GTGGAACAGATTTTAAGCAAATTTGAAAATGAAATTCAGGAACATTTGGACAGTATGGAGTTGGAGCTTGCAGATCTGGAATATATTCAGGAAGGGGGATACAATTATTTAAGAATATATGTTGAAAAAAAGAATGGTTCGACAAGTCTTGATGATTGTATTGAATTTAGTGAAAAAATAGACGGACTGGCAGATAATCTGATAAATGATAAATTTTTTCTGGAAGTATCTACGCCGGGAATTGAAAGAAAACTCAAAAAAGAAAGAGATTTTATAAGATTTTCAGGTGAAAAAATAAAAGTATATTCAAAAAGTCAGATTGAGGGAAAAAAGACTTTTGAAGGAAAACTTGAAAAATTTGAGGAAGGTATAATTTTTTTAACTGATATAAATATAGCAAAAACAGTGGAAATACCATTATCAAAATTGAAAAAAGCAAACTTAATATACGAATTACCGAATGACATATTAGAAAAAGAGGAGGAGTAA
- the nusA gene encoding transcription termination factor NusA codes for MKSKDQRIFLEALDELEKEKGIVKEELLEAVETALLAAYKKNYGEKDNAEISINRETGEVKVFSRRKIVEKVEKPEEEISLEDALSIKKRSKIGDTVDFEINAESFKRNAIQNAKQIVVQKVRECEKKNIFNRFKQIEKSIVSAIVRKTDEKGNLYIDIKGLEAIIPEKELSPVDKFIQGERLKLYVGNVEEATKYTKCFLSRKVEELMKGLLNIEIPEIEDGTIEIKQVAREAGSRTKVAVHSEDPNLDVKGACIGKNGMRIQSIINELKGEKVDIVLWNEDIRHFVKNALNPAEVISVEIIEQDGEQIARVEVEEDQLSLAIGKKGQNSRLAAKLCGIKIDIHIVQAEEAEGVVDEIEENMETLEMEEIEKASETEE; via the coding sequence ATGAAATCAAAAGATCAAAGAATCTTTTTAGAAGCACTTGATGAACTGGAAAAAGAAAAGGGAATAGTTAAAGAAGAGTTGCTGGAAGCAGTTGAAACAGCTCTTTTAGCAGCATATAAAAAAAATTACGGAGAAAAGGATAATGCTGAAATTTCTATAAATCGTGAAACAGGAGAAGTTAAAGTATTTTCCAGAAGAAAAATAGTCGAAAAGGTTGAAAAACCTGAAGAGGAAATAAGCCTTGAAGATGCTCTGTCTATAAAAAAACGCTCAAAAATAGGTGACACAGTAGATTTTGAAATAAATGCAGAAAGTTTTAAAAGAAATGCTATTCAGAATGCTAAACAGATTGTTGTTCAGAAAGTTAGAGAATGTGAAAAGAAAAATATTTTTAACAGGTTCAAACAGATTGAAAAATCAATTGTATCGGCAATAGTAAGAAAAACTGATGAAAAAGGAAATTTATACATTGACATAAAAGGTTTGGAGGCGATTATACCTGAAAAAGAGCTGTCACCGGTTGATAAATTTATTCAAGGAGAAAGGCTGAAGTTATACGTAGGAAATGTAGAAGAGGCAACGAAATATACAAAATGTTTTCTTTCAAGAAAAGTGGAAGAACTCATGAAGGGACTTTTAAATATAGAAATACCCGAAATAGAGGACGGTACTATAGAAATAAAACAGGTTGCAAGAGAAGCAGGAAGCAGAACAAAAGTGGCTGTTCATTCTGAAGATCCGAACCTTGATGTAAAAGGAGCGTGTATCGGTAAAAACGGTATGAGAATACAAAGTATTATTAATGAGCTTAAAGGTGAAAAAGTAGATATAGTCCTTTGGAATGAAGATATAAGACACTTCGTAAAAAATGCTTTGAATCCTGCTGAAGTAATTTCGGTTGAAATAATAGAACAGGACGGAGAACAGATAGCGAGAGTAGAAGTTGAAGAAGACCAACTTTCTCTTGCAATAGGTAAAAAAGGACAAAATTCCAGATTGGCTGCTAAACTGTGCGGAATAAAAATTGACATTCATATAGTGCAGGCTGAGGAAGCAGAAGGAGTTGTCGATGAAATTGAGGAAAATATGGAAACTCTGGAAATGGAAGAGATAGAGAAAGCTTCAGAAACAGAAGAATAA
- a CDS encoding DUF448 domain-containing protein has translation MPERMCVCCRNKGEKKDFFRISLVDNKYIFDENMKVQNRGAYICKNPQCIDKLSKHKKYNIEIAELLKMLKKIQKTGKNIIDILRPMKNSEYFIFGIDENIDGIKKNKIKLLIMPVDINKKYIDEFIKLKEKFNVKIIEIERKTDLRDIFLKDVNVIGVFDKKVVNGILNKVEVTNESKGTRIG, from the coding sequence ATGCCGGAAAGAATGTGTGTATGTTGTCGTAACAAAGGAGAAAAAAAAGATTTTTTCAGAATAAGCCTTGTTGACAATAAGTATATTTTTGATGAAAATATGAAAGTACAAAATAGAGGAGCTTACATATGTAAAAATCCTCAATGTATTGATAAGTTATCAAAACATAAAAAGTATAATATTGAAATAGCGGAATTGTTGAAAATGTTAAAAAAAATTCAAAAAACCGGGAAAAATATAATTGACATTTTACGACCGATGAAAAATTCCGAATATTTCATATTTGGAATTGATGAAAATATTGACGGAATTAAAAAAAATAAAATAAAGCTTTTAATAATGCCTGTAGATATTAATAAAAAATATATTGACGAATTTATAAAATTAAAAGAAAAATTCAATGTGAAAATCATTGAAATTGAAAGGAAAACTGATTTGAGAGATATTTTTCTGAAAGATGTAAATGTAATAGGAGTTTTTGATAAAAAAGTTGTAAACGGGATATTAAATAAAGTGGAGGTGACAAATGAAAGTAAGGGTACACGAATTGGCTAA
- the infB gene encoding translation initiation factor IF-2, translating to MKVRVHELAKELGYEKSGSFIEKISEIGIKDKKPISGLTDEEVKLIKEKLSNNKSNKKSEGKEIKISEQREHVIKEKLVFNTKNSQMKKPEAKQENIKEMPKSKENENTLTGKEGNPFRVENREKSRDNREERFNKDTRHVNIRENRENKENNVSEKDNSRNGFNRNEKRHHNSYNDRRNDNNSRYNNENRNNESRNRERFDRNSGKNFDRNDNKNYQGRDGRQQYQPKDENKERQGQGDNRFNRNNRDGQGQNNRNFDKSDKGNYQNKGNFQNQSKDNQGNKDNKRFDRDKKDFKRRDGRTSFDNKGKEDFKNDKGFGNKNKKEISKNEASGAASPIAEKPKGNIKGKAKFDKKKYEKEKKQKEEEKKLRELRSDFRKDDKKKKGRKKQEKIMKDEIIRIEGESIGMITIREEIVIKDLAEKLGINVSDIIKKFFMQGKILTANAILSFEEAEEIALDYDVIVEKEEVQEISYGEKYNLEIEDKEQDLITRAPVITIMGHVDHGKTSLLDALRHTNVIEGEAGGITQRIGAYQVNWKGQKITFIDTPGHEAFTEMRARGANITDISILIVAADDGVKPQTVEAISHAKEAGVPIIVAINKIDKPGADPMKVRTELTEYGLMSLDWGGNTEFVEISAKQKINLEELLETILITSELLELKANPKKRAKAVVVESRLDPKMGAVADILIQEGELKIGDIFVAGEAHGRVRSMVDDRGNKIEKAFLSQPVEITGFSDVPNAGDILYGVNNDKQAKKIVEDFVKEKKVNDQNKKKHISLESLSQELEEQQLKELKCIIRADSKGSVEALKESLQKLSNDKVMINIIQASAGAVTEGDVKLAEASNAIIVAFNVRPTTPARNEAEKSGVEIRNYNVIYHVTEEIEKAMTGMLDPEYKEVYFGRIEVKQVFKISNVGNIAGAIVVDGKVSRTSKIRIIRDGIIIFDGELESLKRFKDDAKEVVMGQECGIGIKDFNDIKEGDIIESYILEEITR from the coding sequence ATGAAAGTAAGGGTACACGAATTGGCTAAAGAGCTGGGTTATGAAAAAAGCGGAAGTTTCATTGAAAAAATAAGTGAAATAGGAATTAAAGACAAAAAACCGATAAGCGGTTTAACCGATGAAGAAGTAAAACTGATAAAAGAAAAGCTTTCAAATAACAAAAGCAATAAAAAAAGTGAAGGAAAAGAAATAAAGATTTCGGAGCAAAGGGAACATGTTATAAAAGAAAAACTGGTTTTTAATACAAAAAACAGTCAAATGAAAAAACCTGAAGCTAAGCAGGAGAATATAAAAGAAATGCCAAAAAGTAAAGAGAACGAAAATACACTGACCGGAAAAGAAGGAAACCCTTTTAGAGTTGAAAATAGGGAAAAATCTCGTGATAATAGAGAAGAAAGGTTCAATAAGGATACTCGTCATGTAAATATAAGAGAAAATAGGGAAAATAAAGAAAATAATGTTTCTGAAAAAGATAACTCAAGAAACGGTTTCAACAGAAATGAAAAAAGACATCATAATTCGTATAATGATAGAAGAAATGACAATAATAGCAGATATAATAATGAAAATAGAAATAACGAAAGCAGAAACCGTGAAAGATTTGACAGAAATTCAGGAAAAAATTTTGATCGAAATGATAATAAAAATTATCAAGGAAGAGACGGAAGACAACAGTATCAACCGAAAGATGAAAACAAAGAGCGTCAAGGACAGGGAGATAACAGATTCAATAGAAACAATAGAGACGGTCAGGGACAGAATAACAGAAATTTTGATAAGTCAGATAAGGGAAATTATCAAAATAAAGGAAATTTCCAAAATCAAAGTAAAGATAATCAAGGAAATAAAGACAACAAAAGATTCGACAGAGATAAAAAAGATTTTAAAAGAAGAGACGGAAGAACTTCTTTTGATAACAAAGGTAAAGAAGATTTTAAAAATGACAAAGGATTTGGAAATAAAAATAAAAAAGAAATTTCAAAAAATGAAGCCTCAGGAGCTGCTTCTCCTATAGCTGAAAAGCCTAAGGGAAACATAAAAGGGAAAGCAAAATTTGACAAGAAGAAATACGAAAAGGAAAAGAAGCAGAAAGAAGAAGAAAAGAAATTAAGAGAATTAAGATCTGATTTCAGGAAAGACGATAAAAAGAAAAAAGGCAGAAAAAAACAGGAAAAAATTATGAAAGATGAGATAATAAGGATAGAAGGCGAAAGTATAGGAATGATAACAATAAGAGAAGAGATTGTTATTAAAGATCTTGCGGAAAAATTAGGGATAAATGTTTCGGATATTATAAAGAAATTTTTTATGCAAGGAAAAATTTTGACTGCAAATGCTATTCTATCCTTTGAAGAAGCTGAAGAAATAGCACTCGATTACGATGTTATTGTGGAAAAAGAAGAAGTACAGGAAATAAGTTATGGAGAAAAATATAATCTTGAAATAGAAGATAAAGAACAGGATCTTATAACAAGAGCTCCCGTTATTACTATTATGGGACATGTTGATCACGGTAAAACTTCACTTTTGGATGCTTTAAGACATACTAATGTAATTGAAGGTGAAGCGGGAGGTATAACTCAGAGAATAGGAGCTTATCAGGTAAATTGGAAAGGTCAGAAAATAACGTTTATAGATACTCCGGGTCACGAAGCGTTTACTGAAATGAGAGCGAGAGGTGCCAATATAACGGATATTTCAATATTGATAGTAGCTGCCGATGACGGGGTAAAACCTCAGACAGTAGAAGCCATTTCTCATGCTAAAGAAGCAGGAGTCCCTATTATTGTAGCAATAAATAAAATAGATAAACCGGGTGCAGATCCAATGAAAGTCAGAACAGAGCTTACAGAGTACGGATTGATGTCACTTGATTGGGGAGGAAATACTGAATTTGTGGAAATTTCCGCAAAACAGAAAATAAATTTGGAAGAACTTCTGGAAACAATACTTATTACTTCGGAACTTCTTGAATTGAAAGCAAATCCTAAGAAAAGAGCCAAAGCTGTAGTTGTAGAATCAAGACTTGATCCTAAAATGGGAGCAGTTGCAGATATATTGATACAGGAAGGTGAACTTAAAATTGGAGATATATTTGTAGCAGGAGAAGCTCATGGAAGAGTCAGATCAATGGTTGATGACAGAGGTAATAAAATTGAAAAGGCATTTTTATCACAACCTGTTGAAATAACAGGATTCAGTGATGTACCTAATGCAGGTGATATACTATATGGAGTAAATAATGATAAACAGGCTAAGAAAATAGTTGAAGATTTTGTAAAAGAAAAGAAAGTAAATGATCAGAATAAGAAAAAACATATTTCATTGGAAAGTCTGTCACAGGAGTTGGAAGAGCAACAGCTTAAAGAATTGAAATGCATTATAAGAGCTGATTCAAAAGGTTCTGTAGAAGCGTTGAAAGAATCATTACAAAAACTGTCAAATGATAAGGTAATGATAAATATTATTCAGGCGAGTGCCGGAGCTGTAACTGAAGGTGATGTAAAACTGGCTGAAGCTTCTAATGCGATAATTGTTGCATTTAATGTAAGACCTACTACTCCTGCAAGAAATGAAGCGGAAAAGTCCGGAGTGGAAATAAGAAACTATAATGTAATTTATCATGTGACAGAAGAAATTGAAAAAGCGATGACGGGAATGCTCGATCCTGAATATAAGGAAGTTTATTTCGGAAGAATAGAAGTTAAACAAGTGTTCAAAATTTCCAATGTAGGAAATATTGCCGGAGCTATAGTTGTTGACGGAAAAGTAAGCAGAACTTCGAAAATAAGAATTATAAGAGACGGAATAATTATTTTTGATGGAGAGCTTGAATCACTGAAAAGATTTAAAGATGACGCAAAAGAAGTTGTTATGGGACAAGAATGCGGAATAGGAATTAAGGATTTCAATGATATAAAAGAAGGAGATATAATAGAATCTTATATTTTGGAAGAAATAACAAGATAA
- the rbfA gene encoding 30S ribosome-binding factor RbfA — MNDRRKKGLEKEISRIVGMSLLTEVKNEKIKNLLSVHKVELTKDGRYLDLTFSILDLKNSINKEKIMEDLEKLKGFFRKIIGSQLSIRFVPEVRVHLDDSVEHGIKISSILNEIKQKDSE, encoded by the coding sequence ATGAATGATAGAAGAAAAAAAGGTCTTGAAAAGGAAATATCAAGGATAGTGGGAATGAGTCTTTTAACAGAAGTAAAAAATGAAAAAATAAAAAATTTACTTTCTGTGCATAAAGTTGAATTAACAAAGGATGGAAGATATCTTGATTTGACGTTTTCAATTTTAGACTTGAAAAATAGTATAAACAAAGAAAAAATAATGGAAGATTTGGAAAAATTGAAAGGTTTTTTCAGAAAAATCATAGGTTCGCAACTGTCAATAAGATTTGTTCCTGAAGTGAGAGTACATCTTGATGACAGTGTAGAGCACGGAATTAAAATATCTTCAATACTGAATGAAATAAAACAGAAGGACAGTGAATAA